The genomic segment cataagctgcctccaacgtcgttttagagaatttagcagtatgtccaaccggcctcacaacctcagaccacaTGTAAGCACGCCAACCCAGGAACTCCACATCCGGATCCTTCACCTGCCAGATAGTCTgacaccagccacccggacagctgatgaaattgagtatttctgtctgtaataaagcccttttgtggggaaaaacgaattctgattggcttggcctggctcccaagtggatgGGCCTACGCCCTCCAAAGCCCACCCAATGGCTGAGCCCCCCGCCCAATCatggaaatccatagattagggcctaatggatttcaattgactgatttccttatatgaactgtaactcagtaaaatcgttgaaattgttgcatgttgcatgttCAATATAACATGAATTGACTGCAATATTTTTTAGACTGCAATACACCTGCTCAAACACTGAGATTACCCACGTACGTGGCCTAAGGTCCAGCAAGGACACAGATCGCGTCTGTCTATAAATGGAGCACCAACCTTGCTGATTTTAGTTTGGCCCCCTCAAAAGCCTCTGAAAGCCATGAAGAGAGCCGACGTCTTTATTCTGCTTCTTGCTGGTGTGTTGGTCAATGGAAAAGGTATGCTTTATGTTACATGTGAGGTTGTGGATTAAAGCCTGAGCATATGTGTAGCAGAGTAACTCAAAATGTGGACTTAATATTTCAATCAAAAAGCAATGTGTGTGGTCAGAAATCTTTAAAAAAGGAGAAGGAGGTGCTGATTACTACGGTAATCAATTACGTTTTTATTGTGCCCTTGTTTGTGTGTTGCAGACCTCCGCTGGCAGAACAGCTATGACCAGCCGTTAGATTTTAATTGCCCCTCAGGGCAATCCATCTCTCGCATAGTGAGGTGATTCCTTATATTCCATACAACCAATCTTCTGCAAAACCTGAATTCTGCACTGACTCACAAGCACAGAGTTCCAAATCAGAGTGTGCTTTTTACTGCTGCAGTGCtgagttaaccctaaccctttctcaAACCCTAGCTAGCTGTTGCATATCAACAGAGTTGCTGCTGATTCAGATTTGCAATTTTCCATTTTGAGAAATGAAACTCTGGTTTAACTCTGTATTTTGGATTTAGGTTATTGTAATTGCATTCCAGACAAAATATGTTGGGCAACAATAAAACCTTCAACCTGCATAAATGTTTGTTTTCGTATAAATTCAACTATTAATTTGTGCATTGTAATGTATTTATCCAATTTTAGTGAGCATCACAACAAACATGAAGACCGTCTGTGGGACTTTGGGTGCAAAGCCACGTTTGACTCAGCAACTAACTGCTTCACATCTTCCTACGTAAATGACTTCGACAAACCTTTCAGCTACCAATGCCCAAGCCACCAGGTCATCACAGGGATGAACAGCTATCATGAGAACAAGCATGAGGACAGAAGGTAAGATGTAAATGAATCACTATTaacatgaaataaatacaaatcttcaAGAAATCAAaccaaataactagggctttacaatgatggtgaaactttGAGACATTTGGGGATTAAAATGTGTAAGATCTTCCTAGAAGTGACACAGGGTTGACGGAGGCACTGTTTTTGTTGAACAACCCTACTATAATGTGAATTACAAGGTCAATACAAAAAATATATCATAATTCAAACCTCATTTCCACCATTGTACAGATGGAAGTTCACCTGCTGTGGAACCAGCAACTTCTGTACTGATACCTGCCAGTGGACCAACTACGTAAACTGGTTTGATGAGGCCTTCACTTTTGATGTCCCACCAAATTCCTACCTGATTGCAGCTGAAAGCTACCATGAAAACAAGCATGAGTGAGTATGATTATTCATTGGTACTGTATGCTAATGTTACGGATTCcaagtattttctctctctctgtgtgtgtgtgtgtgtgtgtgtgtgtgtgtgtgtgtgtgtgtgtgtgtgttgtgtgtgtgtctacagtatctGTGTGTCATATTTTTGCTGTTGGATGAAACAAGCTTCAGCAAAGGATGAATTGACTACAAAACTAACAGGAACAAAATGTCTGTTTGTCTTGTGTACTTTCAGAGATCGTCGCTGGAAATACCAATACTGTACCAGAAGGTCATGCTGAATCTATAACTGATTCTTCCTACAATCAGATTATTTGATCCATTGTTGTCGCTTGATAATCTTGAAAGAAATTCATGATTAAAGATACATGTAACAAATTATTGTGTTTCATTTCACTGCACTAACGTTTAAATTATTGATTATGCTTGGTTTCTGGTCaagatacagtggggcaaaaaagtatttagtcagccaccaattgtgcaagttctcccacttaaaaagatgagagaggcctgtaattttcatcataggtatacTTCAactaatttgcaaataaattcataacaaatcctacaatgtgattttctggattttttttctcattttgtctgtcatagttgacgtgtacctatgatgaaaattacaggcctctctcatctttttaagtgggagaacttgcacaattggtggctgactaaatacttttttgccccattgtataaactgtatacagtactgtaatggACGGCAAATGGTTATCTCAGACAATAATTACTAAAACAttgggtcacactttatttggatagtcccctATAGATGATCTACAGCGGCTCAAACCATCAACAGACTATCAACTGCAACTCTGTTGATATGCAACAGCTTgctatggttaggtttagggatagagttagccaaatcaaatcaaattgtatttgtctcatgcgccgaatacaacaggtgtagaccttacagtgaaatgcttacttacaagcccttaattaaccaacaatgcagttttaagaaaatacacacaaaaaaaagtgttggggttaaaggggaagttcagtattttacaacttcattttagatggttcctgcccctgaaagtagtctatggaTCAGGAGAAACTGTAATACATGATTTGGTTTTTCATCTAACAGCCACTAGAAACTTCAGCTAACTTTAGCCTCTGCTGGTTTAAAATCAATGGGAGTGAtgtgggcctagtggttagagcgttgaactagtaaccgaaaggttgcaagattgaatccctgagctgacaaggtaaaaatctgttgttctgcccctgaacaagacagttaacccactgttcctaggccgtcattgaaaataagaatttgttcttaactgactagcctaaaGGTAACTAAATAAATGCAGTGCCTGTTAACAAAGCCATAGACAAATTAACTGAATTATTTGGTTTGACGTTACTTTAAGTGATTAGACTTCTTCAATTCTTAAACACCTTAACCATGaattacagtttctcctggcccataGACAACCTTCAGGGGAGGATCCATCTAACATGAAGGTGTAAAAtactgaacttcccctttaaggCATTTACTGAGATACTGCAGTCAGGCATGTATGCATTGAGAAAAGTGTATGCTGTTCTAGTCTGCCTAAGTGGCCGTGTCCTCTCGAGCCTGCCTAACGGTCCTAAACTGACCTGATATAAAGTTGATTTCCCCCCAGTTTGGTAGTGTAAAAATGTTTATCTAGTGAGCTGGGCTTAAATTGCTCTGAACCCTTTCAGCTTGTTAGGAAAACATCTAATTCTGTTGATTGTTTTCACACAATCATATTTGGACAGATCTTGTGGGACtctacttacatttacatttaagtcatttagcagacgctcttatccagagcgacttacaaattggtgcattcaccttataatatccagtggaacaaccactttacaatagtgcatctaaatcttttaagggggggttagaaggattactttatcctatcccaggtattccttgaagaggtggggtttcaggtgtctccggaaggtggtgattgactccgctgtcctggcgtcgtgagggagcttgttccaccattggggtgccagagcagcgaacagttttgactgggctgagcgggaactgtgtagggaggcgagcaggccagaggtggatgaacgcagtgcccttgtttgggtgtagggcctgatcagagcctgaaggtacggaggtgccgttcccctcacagctccgtaggcaagcaccatggtcttgtagcggatgcgagcttcgactggaagccagtggatagagcggaggagcggggtgacgtgagagaacttgggaaggttgaacaccagacgggctgcggcgttctggatgagttgtaggggtttaatggcacaggcagggagcccagccaacaacgagttgcagtaatccagacgggagatgacaagtgcctggatgcctggattaggacctgcgccgcttcctgtgtgaggcagggtcgtactctgcgaatgttgtagagcatgaacctacaggatcgggtcaccgccttgatgttagtggagaacgacagggtgttgtccagggtcacgccaaggctcttagcactctgggaggaggacacaagggagttgtcaaccgtgatcaCATCAGTGGAGAGAATGTGATGTACATAATGTAGTTTATTGGTTGATTAGTTATGAAGTTAACATATTTAAACCTTTTCATTTTGAAAGATCTTCCCAATGGTGTCTGTTTCTTTTCAAACTAGCAGCCAAGTAACCCCTGACCCATTTACACTTGACCCATGGTTCTCACTGTAACACAGAGGTCAATTAAAAATAGTTGGGAAACATTTCTAGCACACAAAAACCATCCTGTTATGTAATTCCTGAGAGATTATGCTGTTATTTAGTGTATTTATGTTAAACTTTTCCATTTCAGCACACCTGTTCAAACACTGAGATTACCCATGTACGTGGCTGAAAAACCACCAAGGTCTTTAGCTCAGTCATCCTATCAGTttctataaatatatatttagccCTGCTTGTTGTGCTTTGGTCAGATCCCACACCTCTGGgaagctacagtgcattcagaaaagaATTCActcccctttactttttccaaaatgtgttgtgttacagcctgaatttaaagttGATTCAATTGAGAGTTGTGTCACgggcctgcacacaataccccataatgtcaaactggaattatgtttttagacatttttgcaaattcataaaaaatgaaaagctgaaatgtcttgagtcaataagtattcaacccctttgttatggcaagtctaaatacgttcaggagtaaagatgtgctta from the Salmo salar chromosome ssa17, Ssal_v3.1, whole genome shotgun sequence genome contains:
- the LOC106576254 gene encoding hemagglutinin/amebocyte aggregation factor yields the protein MKRADVFILLLAGVLVNGKDLRWQNSYDQPLDFNCPSGQSISRIVSEHHNKHEDRLWDFGCKATFDSATNCFTSSYVNDFDKPFSYQCPSHQVITGMNSYHENKHEDRRWKFTCCGTSNFCTDTCQWTNYVNWFDEAFTFDVPPNSYLIAAESYHENKHEDRRWKYQYCTRRSC